From Nostoc flagelliforme CCNUN1, a single genomic window includes:
- a CDS encoding AIPR family protein produces the protein MPKTWNIKIDNYFQANPNCIIATAHVDSFPIDLPLEPNIREPNRKSATYRQIFDSLTTEPAKFFSRHSGIVLSANIVKPSKTSLELEVLEASEGGSDGIINGGHTVLAFEQAKNYKYDLTEARVKVTIHIGLTEESAKDIALASNTTTPVDSRSKVNARGDYKFIKQYLAQLERAEDRKFRIAYYQNQSGAPRNAQCNVTHLLKLLYCLDRNKYNPDGNKRTKHPAGMSLPSNITDAERERLTALLPLLSHALWIEQRLYEIIQEYISNPRRKGANDLASIDIRKTTLLPDSKYSFGFGAPTDLALPIIASYRVFLDQDYKWIIPFDKFAEDFLQHLWTNYFRKYLVSEKTAGNTVGTKISRNQEIWESLYISAQSYLNSSLVKMVNSSKSEEPKVTQGANKRGKGKNDGATTVLK, from the coding sequence ATGCCCAAGACTTGGAACATTAAGATAGATAACTATTTTCAAGCCAACCCCAATTGCATTATCGCCACAGCCCATGTAGATAGCTTCCCTATAGACCTCCCCTTAGAACCCAACATCAGGGAACCAAATCGCAAAAGCGCGACCTACAGACAAATCTTCGACTCACTGACAACCGAACCTGCAAAATTCTTCTCTCGCCACAGTGGAATCGTCCTGTCAGCTAATATTGTTAAACCAAGCAAAACCTCACTCGAACTAGAAGTTTTGGAAGCGTCAGAGGGGGGTAGCGATGGCATTATCAACGGTGGGCATACAGTTTTAGCATTTGAGCAAGCGAAAAATTATAAATATGACCTAACCGAAGCCAGAGTAAAAGTTACGATTCACATCGGACTGACTGAAGAATCAGCCAAGGATATAGCCCTGGCTTCAAATACCACAACGCCAGTAGATTCTCGCTCCAAAGTCAACGCCAGGGGTGATTACAAATTCATCAAGCAGTATTTAGCCCAGTTAGAAAGAGCAGAAGATAGAAAATTCCGCATCGCCTATTACCAAAACCAAAGCGGCGCTCCCAGAAATGCCCAGTGCAATGTGACCCATTTGCTGAAACTGCTTTACTGCCTCGACAGAAATAAATACAACCCCGACGGCAATAAAAGAACTAAACATCCAGCAGGGATGAGTCTTCCAAGTAACATCACAGACGCAGAAAGGGAAAGATTAACCGCTTTACTGCCTCTGCTATCTCATGCTCTGTGGATAGAGCAAAGATTGTACGAAATAATCCAAGAATATATCAGTAACCCCAGAAGAAAGGGTGCCAACGATTTAGCATCAATTGATATACGTAAAACTACTCTGTTGCCGGATAGCAAGTACTCCTTTGGGTTTGGTGCGCCAACCGACCTAGCACTACCAATAATTGCATCATATCGGGTATTTTTGGATCAAGACTATAAGTGGATTATTCCTTTTGACAAATTCGCTGAAGATTTCCTCCAACACCTGTGGACTAACTATTTCCGCAAATACTTGGTGTCAGAAAAAACAGCCGGGAATACAGTCGGCACAAAAATCAGCCGCAATCAAGAGATTTGGGAAAGTCTGTATATCTCGGCGCAAAGTTATCTAAATTCTTCCTTGGTGAAAATGGTTAACTCCAGTAAGTCAGAAGAACCGAAGGTGACACAAGGTGCAAATAAGAGGGGAAAAGGTAAAAATGATGGCGCAACTACTGTTCTCAAATAG
- a CDS encoding ATP-binding protein: protein MTFELERLTVSSAIHAERTILCSLGASAVMCLMAPFFLNTDRITTGILLGAGTISAGLFGVSAQISESKEKVYQSLLEADLKALKQHLQGQAAYNYVTTAIAAKRRVADYVNRLPVSERPRWIAEYQLQGLVTLPEPPAQQSPSPTGIPNPDIADIDEEFVQSVINPGAMKILQALAANYPGYIRIDGAWIDELCDAASNQDMTLRSNHHFYISGGTQSGKSTLAGVIINKIGAKSQTPAIVIGSDPKDDVTRWLCKFSRKFDGMKALRNWITFATDQIDKQKARVSVVGGECQGVPELFLAQDEVDSVYGGGKGLPGMVDADTAKDLQGFWNYIIKFTAGLKGHGVFMGQSPLSGETGFSRPSLKNVCFIAMGQTSNYILDHPQDFLNVKKEILEILRQACEMLDKAGVRYALVIPTRSNPFVALIPEFDIKGMEQKQDFKPKNDSKLQDDTDCEQKQTHSPQQNIDWYEEIRLWANELGRRPQFQEIKQKWHELTGQELNERGVTLLLENLGYPDN from the coding sequence ATGACATTTGAACTAGAACGACTAACTGTTAGTAGTGCTATTCATGCAGAACGGACTATCTTATGTTCTTTAGGAGCGAGTGCAGTTATGTGTCTCATGGCTCCTTTTTTCTTAAATACTGACCGAATAACAACCGGAATCTTACTCGGCGCTGGGACGATCAGTGCTGGGTTGTTTGGGGTATCCGCTCAAATCAGCGAAAGTAAGGAAAAAGTTTACCAGTCTTTGCTAGAAGCTGACCTCAAAGCACTCAAACAGCATTTACAGGGTCAGGCAGCATACAATTATGTCACCACTGCGATCGCAGCTAAACGCCGAGTTGCTGATTATGTGAATCGCCTGCCCGTTAGTGAGCGCCCCCGGTGGATAGCTGAATATCAGTTGCAAGGGTTGGTTACACTCCCAGAACCACCAGCACAACAATCACCTTCACCGACTGGGATTCCTAATCCTGATATTGCTGACATTGATGAAGAATTTGTGCAGTCCGTGATTAATCCGGGTGCGATGAAAATTCTGCAAGCCCTAGCAGCAAATTATCCTGGTTACATCAGAATTGATGGTGCTTGGATTGATGAACTGTGTGATGCTGCATCTAATCAAGATATGACTCTTCGCAGTAATCACCATTTCTACATTTCTGGTGGTACACAGTCTGGCAAATCAACTTTAGCAGGGGTGATTATCAACAAAATTGGTGCAAAATCTCAAACACCAGCAATTGTGATTGGCAGTGATCCAAAGGATGATGTCACCAGATGGCTATGCAAGTTTAGCCGCAAGTTTGACGGCATGAAAGCGTTAAGAAATTGGATTACCTTTGCCACAGACCAAATTGACAAGCAGAAAGCAAGAGTATCCGTTGTTGGCGGTGAATGTCAAGGCGTTCCCGAATTATTTCTTGCACAGGATGAAGTTGATAGTGTTTATGGTGGTGGTAAGGGACTTCCAGGAATGGTTGATGCTGACACTGCCAAAGACTTGCAAGGTTTTTGGAACTATATTATCAAGTTCACCGCCGGGCTTAAAGGACATGGGGTGTTTATGGGCCAGTCCCCACTGTCAGGAGAAACCGGATTTAGTCGCCCCTCGCTGAAAAACGTTTGCTTTATTGCGATGGGGCAGACATCGAATTATATCCTTGACCATCCCCAAGATTTTCTGAATGTGAAAAAGGAGATTCTCGAAATCTTGCGGCAGGCTTGTGAAATGTTAGATAAAGCCGGAGTTCGATATGCCCTGGTGATTCCCACTCGGTCTAATCCCTTTGTTGCCCTAATCCCTGAATTTGATATCAAGGGCATGGAGCAGAAGCAAGATTTCAAGCCCAAAAATGATTCCAAACTCCAGGACGATACTGATTGTGAGCAAAAACAAACTCATTCTCCACAGCAAAATATCGACTGGTATGAAGAAATTAGACTTTGGGCTAATGAATTAGGAAGAAGACCACAATTTCAAGAAATAAAACAGAAGTGGCACGAATTAACAGGACAAGAGTTGAACGAAAGGGGCGTTACCCTACTGTTAGAAAATCTCGGCTACCCAGACAATTAA